In one Melopsittacus undulatus isolate bMelUnd1 chromosome 4, bMelUnd1.mat.Z, whole genome shotgun sequence genomic region, the following are encoded:
- the LOC101875723 gene encoding galectin-related protein A-like, giving the protein MTEERCPKVEHYVGEIKGGLRPAMKLTVIGMVHSNPKSFSVTLLCDPVDANKDVGLLFTVNFSDKSITRNARIAGKWGREEKTIPYFPFTAGDTFKMELLCEHQQIRVLLDGRQLCNFTHRIQPLNLVKALQISGDIKLTKVA; this is encoded by the exons ATGACAGAGGAGAGGTGTCCCAAA GTGGAGCATTATGTTGGTGAAATTAAAGGCGGCCTGAGACCAGCCATGAAACTCACAGTCATAGGAATGGTGCACTCCAACCCCAAGAG cttttcagtgaCACTGCTCTGTGATCCAGTGGATGCAAACAAAGATGTTGGGCTGTTATTCACAGTTAACTTTAGTGACAAATCCATCACCCGAAATGCAAGAATTGCTGGGAagtggggaagagaagagaagactaTTCCATATTTCCCATTTACAGCAGGCGACACATTTAAG ATGGAGCTCTTATGTGAACATCAGCAAATACGAGTCTTGCTTGATGGACGACAGCTCTGTAACTTCACTCACCGCATTCAGCCCCTGAACTTGGTGAAAGCTTTGCAGATCTCAGGGGACATCAAACTTACCAAAGtggcttga